The Calditerrivibrio nitroreducens DSM 19672 genome window below encodes:
- a CDS encoding branched-chain amino acid ABC transporter permease, translating into MKKLNLFYLSFLAIAIVLFYIFVDNQFYKSILIYVMINAINASMLNILFGYTGVISLGQAAFYGIGAYTTGILTVHFGYNPLLTILIGIVIASFVAFVVGYPTLKLHGHYLAMATLGFGMIMYILFNEFSDYTGGPSGLVGIPKLSLFGFSLDNEDKFYVFISIFFFIFSILLELFDKSYMSYKLKFIKESEFASKSFGVNVSRVKLIVFVVVAAITSLTGSVFALYSGFISPISFNLKYSIDIFIMATVGGLGSIVGGTLGATMLTAFPELITNFEDYEMIVYGILLLIIIMFFPQGIAGIFKKFWGRYVKS; encoded by the coding sequence ATGAAGAAATTAAATCTATTTTATTTAAGTTTTTTGGCTATTGCTATTGTTTTGTTTTATATTTTTGTGGACAATCAGTTTTATAAAAGTATTCTGATATACGTAATGATAAATGCCATAAATGCATCGATGTTAAACATACTTTTTGGCTATACCGGTGTTATATCTTTAGGACAGGCTGCTTTTTATGGGATAGGTGCTTATACCACAGGGATATTGACGGTTCACTTCGGGTATAATCCTTTACTTACCATCTTAATTGGTATTGTAATTGCATCATTTGTGGCTTTTGTAGTTGGTTACCCCACTTTAAAACTCCATGGGCATTATCTGGCTATGGCTACACTCGGATTCGGAATGATTATGTATATACTTTTTAACGAGTTTAGTGACTATACCGGTGGCCCCTCAGGGCTTGTTGGAATTCCAAAATTGTCATTATTCGGTTTTAGTCTTGATAATGAGGATAAATTTTACGTTTTTATATCTATCTTTTTTTTCATATTTTCCATATTGCTCGAACTTTTTGATAAATCTTATATGTCATATAAATTAAAGTTTATCAAAGAGTCAGAGTTTGCTTCCAAATCGTTTGGTGTGAATGTTTCAAGGGTTAAGCTTATAGTTTTTGTTGTGGTGGCGGCTATTACCTCGCTTACGGGAAGTGTGTTTGCTCTTTATTCAGGTTTTATAAGTCCCATATCGTTTAACCTTAAATATTCCATAGATATCTTTATAATGGCCACAGTGGGTGGTCTCGGAAGTATCGTGGGGGGGACACTTGGGGCGACTATGCTTACAGCTTTTCCTGAGCTTATAACAAATTTTGAAGATTATGAGATGATCGTATACGGTATATTGTTACTGATTATCATAATGTTTTTTCCACAGGGTATTGCAGGTATCTTTAAAAAATTTTGGGGAAGATATGTTAAGTCTTAG
- a CDS encoding ABC transporter ATP-binding protein: MLSLRDISISFGGLKALTDVTFSIDDGINALIGPNGAGKTTLFNVVSGFLKPDKGAVIFNNKDITFREPYEIFSMGISRTFQNLNLIKDATLRENLYLGVFEKEKPSFLKDILRMNKMLWEKVNKEIEDVMELTNVSKWQHLKPDSAPYGVLKNFELARALISKPDLLLLDEPAAGLNNAEKENLGLIIDKIAGMGIKILMVEHDMSFVSSLAKYVICLNFGKVIAKGAYTEIRQNDEVIKAYLGDTDA, from the coding sequence ATGTTAAGTCTTAGGGATATCTCCATAAGCTTTGGTGGTTTAAAAGCTCTCACAGATGTTACTTTTTCTATAGATGATGGAATAAATGCCCTTATAGGTCCCAATGGTGCTGGGAAGACTACACTTTTTAACGTTGTATCAGGTTTTTTAAAGCCGGATAAAGGTGCAGTTATATTCAACAATAAAGATATCACATTTAGAGAGCCTTATGAAATTTTTAGTATGGGGATTTCTCGGACTTTTCAAAATCTAAATCTTATTAAAGATGCAACTTTGAGGGAAAATCTTTACCTTGGTGTATTTGAAAAAGAGAAACCATCATTTTTAAAAGATATTTTGAGAATGAATAAGATGTTATGGGAAAAGGTTAACAAAGAGATAGAAGATGTAATGGAGCTTACAAATGTCTCTAAATGGCAGCATCTTAAGCCGGATTCTGCACCATATGGTGTTTTGAAAAATTTTGAACTTGCAAGAGCATTGATATCGAAGCCAGATCTACTTTTATTGGATGAACCGGCTGCTGGGCTAAACAATGCCGAAAAGGAGAATTTAGGATTAATCATAGACAAAATTGCAGGTATGGGTATAAAGATTCTAATGGTGGAGCATGACATGTCTTTTGTTTCAAGTCTTGCAAAATATGTTATTTGTCTAAACTTTGGTAAGGTAATTGCAAAAGGTGCCTATACTGAAATAAGACAGAATGATGAGGTAATAAAAGCTTATCTTGGTGATACAGATGCTTAA
- a CDS encoding ABC transporter ATP-binding protein, with translation MLKVTSLTVKYGSIVALKNVSVHIKKGEFVALIGSNGAGKTTLLNAIYGLAVFEGDVVFKDKNLSNVASHKRIEMGLSLVPEGRRVFPNMTVLENLELGGFKKDKQFINRKIDEVVELFPVLKERFRQLAGMLSGGEQQMLAIARALISDPELLLMDEPSMGLAPMVIKEVYEKLSILKKNGLTIFLVEQNAMAALKYADRGYVLENGKIVLQGKSNELINDNEIKRAYLGKEYKEKWER, from the coding sequence ATGCTTAAGGTAACTTCGCTTACGGTTAAATATGGATCTATAGTAGCTTTGAAGAATGTATCGGTTCACATAAAAAAAGGTGAATTTGTGGCACTTATAGGTTCCAATGGTGCGGGTAAGACCACACTGCTTAATGCTATTTATGGTTTAGCTGTTTTTGAAGGGGATGTTGTTTTTAAGGATAAAAATTTATCAAATGTGGCTTCTCATAAGAGGATTGAAATGGGACTATCTCTTGTGCCAGAGGGTAGGAGGGTATTTCCAAATATGACGGTACTTGAAAACCTCGAATTGGGGGGCTTTAAGAAGGATAAGCAATTTATAAATAGAAAGATCGATGAGGTGGTTGAACTTTTTCCTGTATTAAAAGAGCGATTCAGACAGCTTGCTGGAATGCTCTCCGGCGGGGAACAGCAGATGCTTGCCATTGCAAGAGCATTGATTTCTGATCCTGAACTTTTGCTTATGGATGAGCCTTCGATGGGGCTGGCACCTATGGTGATAAAAGAGGTGTATGAGAAACTTTCTATTTTAAAAAAGAATGGTCTTACAATTTTCCTTGTTGAGCAGAATGCAATGGCGGCATTGAAGTATGCTGATAGAGGATATGTTTTGGAAAATGGTAAAATAGTTTTACAGGGTAAAAGTAATGAATTAATAAATGACAATGAGATAAAGCGTGCATATCTTGGTAAGGAATATAAAGAGAAATGGGAGAGGTAA
- a CDS encoding phenylacetate--CoA ligase family protein translates to MNFWQKEEETLSVDEIKQIQLERLQSVLNRVYDNVTFYRKKFKEMGLEPESLKSLDDISKFPFTYKSDLRDNYPYGMFAVPLRDIVRIHSSSGTTGKPTVVGYTRNDLENWKNLVARIMVAGGVTANDIVHIAFTYGLFTGGFGLHYAAEHIGASVIPVSSGNTKRQIMIMQDYRSSVLVCTPSYALHIAETLDKLNLTKNDIHLKYALLGSEPWGEKIREEVERRLGVIATDNYGLSEVMGPGVSGECLYKNGLHVNEDHFYVEIIDPETCEPLPEGEKGELVITTLTREAMPLIRYRTRDITRLYRDKCPCGRTLIKMEKPSGRTDDMIIVNGVNIFPSQVEEVLKEFDQTTPHYMIFVKKKGRLDMLEIDIEMTEALFFDEMKKQKAILEQITERMFNVLGIKPAIKFVEPKTIERFEGKAKRVIDLRNV, encoded by the coding sequence ATGAATTTCTGGCAAAAGGAAGAAGAAACGTTATCCGTTGACGAGATTAAGCAGATTCAATTGGAGCGACTTCAATCGGTTTTGAATCGAGTTTATGATAATGTAACTTTTTACAGAAAAAAATTTAAAGAAATGGGATTGGAGCCAGAGTCGCTAAAATCTCTTGATGACATTTCAAAATTCCCTTTTACGTATAAAAGTGATTTAAGAGACAATTACCCCTATGGGATGTTTGCCGTTCCATTGAGGGATATCGTCAGAATTCATTCTTCAAGTGGTACCACCGGAAAGCCCACCGTTGTTGGGTACACAAGGAATGATCTTGAAAACTGGAAAAATCTGGTGGCCAGAATTATGGTGGCAGGGGGGGTTACTGCAAATGATATCGTTCATATAGCTTTTACTTATGGTCTTTTTACCGGTGGATTTGGTTTACATTATGCTGCTGAACATATCGGTGCCAGTGTTATTCCGGTATCCAGCGGAAATACAAAGAGACAGATCATGATCATGCAGGATTATCGTAGCTCTGTGCTTGTTTGCACGCCTTCATATGCGCTTCATATAGCAGAGACCCTTGATAAATTAAATCTTACTAAAAATGACATACATCTGAAATATGCCCTTCTGGGGAGTGAACCATGGGGGGAAAAGATAAGGGAAGAGGTGGAAAGGAGGCTTGGAGTTATAGCAACTGATAATTATGGTCTTTCTGAAGTTATGGGGCCTGGCGTATCCGGAGAATGCCTGTATAAGAATGGGTTACACGTCAACGAAGATCATTTTTATGTGGAGATAATCGATCCTGAAACCTGTGAGCCACTACCTGAAGGTGAAAAAGGTGAACTTGTGATTACAACCCTCACAAGGGAGGCGATGCCACTTATAAGGTATAGAACGAGAGATATTACAAGGCTTTATAGAGATAAATGCCCCTGTGGAAGGACTCTCATCAAAATGGAAAAACCATCAGGTAGAACGGATGATATGATTATAGTAAATGGTGTGAATATATTCCCATCTCAGGTGGAAGAGGTGTTGAAAGAATTTGATCAGACTACACCACATTATATGATATTCGTAAAAAAGAAGGGGCGGCTTGACATGCTGGAAATAGATATAGAAATGACAGAGGCTTTGTTTTTTGATGAGATGAAAAAGCAAAAGGCTATCCTGGAGCAGATTACAGAGAGGATGTTTAATGTTTTAGGAATAAAACCAGCGATAAAGTTTGTTGAGCCGAAAACTATTGAGCGTTTTGAAGGGAAAGCCAAAAGGGTGATAGATTTAAGAAATGTTTGA
- a CDS encoding HD domain-containing protein — MFDLEKVVHFFFEAGILQKMQRTGNIFLGTGNQTVASHSFRVAIIAYVLSRILKADSYKVVITALFHDIEESRTGDLNYLQQMYVKSEDEKALMDVIKGLPVEGEVKDFIKEYEGLNTLESQIVKDADTLELILFLKEELDKGNAQAKNWIDAAKRRLITDIARDLCSYIENGHYYDWWYGIRNDWENGSKKW; from the coding sequence ATGTTTGACTTAGAGAAGGTTGTTCATTTCTTTTTTGAGGCCGGAATCCTGCAGAAAATGCAGAGAACTGGTAATATCTTTTTAGGTACCGGTAATCAAACAGTGGCTTCCCATTCATTTAGAGTTGCCATTATTGCATACGTACTTTCAAGGATATTGAAGGCTGATAGCTATAAGGTAGTTATTACAGCACTTTTTCATGATATCGAGGAGAGTAGGACTGGTGATCTAAACTATCTACAGCAGATGTATGTGAAATCGGAAGATGAAAAAGCACTAATGGATGTGATAAAAGGTTTACCAGTTGAGGGGGAGGTAAAAGATTTTATAAAGGAATATGAAGGTCTTAATACATTAGAGTCTCAAATCGTAAAAGATGCAGATACACTTGAATTGATACTTTTTCTTAAAGAAGAATTGGATAAAGGGAATGCTCAGGCAAAAAACTGGATAGATGCGGCAAAACGAAGATTAATTACTGATATTGCAAGGGATTTATGTTCATATATAGAAAATGGACACTATTATGATTGGTGGTATGGTATAAGGAATGATTGGGAAAATGGAAGTAAAAAATGGTGA